A window of Thermococcus sp. LS1 genomic DNA:
CCATCCTCATCACCGTCTTTTATTCTGGCCATCATTATGAACCGGTCTTTAAGCGATTTCCGGTTGAGTAATCGATTTCTACCCCTCCGTTCAGATGCTCATCGAAAAGATTAAAAGAGCCTAATTCCAATGCTAAATCAAAGACAGTGGGGTGGTTGCCATGGAGGAAGTCTTCCAGAACGAAACCATCAAGCAGATTCTCGCCAAGTACAGGCGCATCTGGGCCATTAGCCACGCCCAGAGCGTTCTCGGCTGGGACATGGAGGTTAACATGCCGAGGGAGGGCATACTCGAGCGCTCTGTTGCCCAGGGCGAGCTGAGTGTTCTCAGCCAGGAGTTCCTCCTCAAGCCTGAGTTCGTCGAGCTCGTAGAAAAGGCGAAGGGAATCGAAGACCTCAACGAGTACGAGCGCGGCGTCGTTCGCGTCCTCGACCGCTCAATCAGGATAAGCAAGTCTTTCCCACCCGAGTTCCTCAGGGAGATGAGTGAGGTAACGAGCCAGGCAACGAAAGCATGGGAAGAGGCTAAAAGAACCAACGACTACTCCAAGTTCGAGCCCTGGCTCGACAGAATCATAGACCTCGCCAAGAGGGCCGCCGACTACCTCGGCTACGAGGACGAGCCCTACGATGCCCTGCTCGACCTCTTTGAGGAGGGGACAACCACAAGAGACGTCGAAAGGATGTTCAAAAAGCTGGAGAAGGAGCTCAAGCCGCTCCTCGAAAAGATAATGGATGAGGGAAAGGTCCCGCAGAGCCACCCGCTCGAAAAGGAGAAGTACGAGAGGGAGCAGATGGAGCGCGTTAACCTCTGGATTCTGGAGAAGTTCGGCTTTCCGCTCGGTGTCCGCTCGAGGCTTGACGTCTCGGCCCATCCGTTCACCACGGAGTTTGGCATAAGGGACGTCAGGATAACGACCAGATACGAGGGCTACGACTTTAGGAGGACCATACTGAGCACTGTCCACGAGTTCGGTCATGCCCTCTACGAGCTCCAGCAGGATGAGCGCTTCATGTTCAGCCCAATCGCTGGAGGCGTCTCCCTTGGAATCCATGAGAGCCAGAGCAGGTTCTGGGAGAACGTAATCGGAAGGAGCAAGGAGTTCGCCGAGCTGATTCACCCAGTGCTCAAGGAAAACCTGCCGTTCATGGCCAACTACACGCCCGAGGATGTTTACCTCTACTTCAACATGGTCAGGCCGGACTTCATCAGGACAGAGTCCG
This region includes:
- a CDS encoding carboxypeptidase M32; amino-acid sequence: MEEVFQNETIKQILAKYRRIWAISHAQSVLGWDMEVNMPREGILERSVAQGELSVLSQEFLLKPEFVELVEKAKGIEDLNEYERGVVRVLDRSIRISKSFPPEFLREMSEVTSQATKAWEEAKRTNDYSKFEPWLDRIIDLAKRAADYLGYEDEPYDALLDLFEEGTTTRDVERMFKKLEKELKPLLEKIMDEGKVPQSHPLEKEKYEREQMERVNLWILEKFGFPLGVRSRLDVSAHPFTTEFGIRDVRITTRYEGYDFRRTILSTVHEFGHALYELQQDERFMFSPIAGGVSLGIHESQSRFWENVIGRSKEFAELIHPVLKENLPFMANYTPEDVYLYFNMVRPDFIRTESDVVTYNFHILLRFKLERMMLNEGVKAKDLPELWNEEMERLLGIRPKTYAEGILQDIHWAHGTVGYFPTYSIGTLLSAQIYYHMKRDIPDFEEKVARAEFEPIKAWLREKIHRWGSIYPPKELLKKAIGEELNPEYFVRWVKERYL